One window from the genome of Enterococcus haemoperoxidus ATCC BAA-382 encodes:
- a CDS encoding colicin E3/pyocin S6 family cytotoxin, translated as MIPIPRVPVVPPVTTIPKPDLDTGNFSFPSLPKVLSAQDLANGIVGWFIGDYIQKIAKETDWERDNRVPLDNETILGSGSYTSTKKRVKGAKVFEKDGKYYHRDTLHKGKGSHLEVYDKHGKHIGEADPRTGELKPGTADLNKKLPK; from the coding sequence GTGATTCCAATACCAAGAGTCCCGGTAGTCCCACCTGTAACGACGATACCTAAACCAGATCTAGATACTGGAAACTTCTCATTCCCATCTTTACCAAAAGTCCTAAGTGCACAAGACCTTGCTAATGGGATAGTTGGCTGGTTTATTGGGGATTATATTCAGAAAATAGCGAAGGAAACTGATTGGGAAAGAGATAACAGAGTTCCTTTAGATAATGAGACTATCTTGGGCAGTGGAAGCTATACATCAACTAAAAAAAGAGTAAAAGGTGCAAAAGTATTTGAAAAAGATGGCAAATATTATCATCGTGACACCCTTCATAAAGGTAAAGGAAGCCATTTAGAAGTATATGATAAACATGGCAAACATATAGGTGAAGCTGATCCAAGAACAGGTGAGTTAAAACCAGGAACTGCAGATTTAAATAAAAAGCTACCCAAATAG
- a CDS encoding barstar family protein: MKNTIHKITIKDIKEIEYKELNDYTHYVKIDGSKIDSWQTFKEDMIRKFKLPMGPDGNANEYLDWMRDLSWLKKRSYVLVICNYDEFLSENSIEKKNIMNDFSEYILPFWESEVEQVVVDGVAKSFQLYLID; the protein is encoded by the coding sequence ATGAAAAACACTATTCATAAAATAACAATAAAAGATATTAAGGAAATTGAATACAAAGAGTTAAATGATTATACACATTACGTTAAAATAGATGGATCAAAAATAGATTCGTGGCAAACTTTTAAAGAAGATATGATTAGAAAATTTAAATTGCCTATGGGACCAGATGGAAATGCTAATGAATATCTTGATTGGATGAGAGATTTAAGCTGGCTGAAGAAAAGATCATACGTATTAGTAATTTGTAATTACGATGAGTTTTTGTCTGAAAATAGTATTGAAAAGAAAAACATAATGAATGATTTTAGTGAATATATTTTACCATTTTGGGAATCGGAGGTAGAACAAGTCGTTGTTGATGGAGTAGCAAAATCATTTCAACTTTATCTTATAGACTAA
- a CDS encoding RHS repeat-associated core domain-containing protein, which translates to MTCSNLYIKNTEIVNLLILYNEYGYRSEYHDQSNRIHLRAREYSTTMGRFLQEDTWYGKVEQPQSQNRYIYVENNPQKYRDRSGNAGWWSKAWNNVKKQVKKVAQKVWNGVKKIASTVWNGVKAVWNAVVPSSPRVSSSWGGIASGVRYVGNYVGRTYYPQRSYVGVNYIRGRNGQPVGYQTYSQALYYQSAAYRYQVQVQRAQATRMMATVRIKKVCDTADKKWTGKKSSEEQLKEFEKKYGKSKIMKNEILFIPGGGAIGLLGKAKNTLDWAKNAIGIGKIFQSASEAMGNSNSRDDKIKDGNLDDLGEHVRDIYNRYDKAKWGGNVSGQTQGTKAGAKYKNDGRDNSAVLPEEDSDGNDIEYEEFDVNNKIENENRDGERFIKGSDGSIYYTDDHYKTFIKIK; encoded by the coding sequence ATAACTTGCTCCAATCTATACATAAAAAACACCGAAATTGTCAACCTGCTTATTCTGTATAACGAGTACGGCTACCGCAGTGAATACCATGATCAGTCGAATCGGATCCATTTACGTGCCAGAGAATACAGCACAACAATGGGACGCTTCCTACAAGAAGATACCTGGTATGGAAAAGTAGAACAACCTCAAAGCCAGAACCGCTATATCTATGTAGAAAACAACCCGCAGAAATACCGTGATCGCAGCGGAAATGCTGGTTGGTGGTCTAAGGCATGGAACAATGTCAAGAAACAAGTGAAAAAAGTAGCCCAAAAAGTTTGGAACGGTGTCAAAAAAATAGCTAGCACTGTCTGGAATGGTGTAAAAGCAGTCTGGAATGCTGTTGTCCCATCCTCACCTCGAGTTTCAAGTTCATGGGGAGGAATTGCATCTGGTGTTCGTTATGTGGGGAATTATGTTGGAAGAACGTATTACCCACAACGTAGTTATGTCGGTGTCAATTATATCCGAGGAAGAAATGGACAGCCTGTTGGTTATCAGACGTATAGTCAGGCGCTGTATTATCAAAGTGCGGCTTATCGCTATCAAGTACAGGTTCAACGTGCGCAAGCAACGCGTATGATGGCAACGGTTCGGATCAAGAAAGTTTGTGATACGGCAGATAAAAAATGGACAGGTAAGAAAAGTAGCGAAGAGCAGTTAAAAGAGTTTGAGAAGAAATATGGCAAATCTAAAATAATGAAAAATGAAATCCTCTTTATCCCTGGCGGAGGCGCAATAGGTTTACTGGGAAAAGCGAAGAATACGTTAGATTGGGCAAAGAATGCTATTGGTATTGGGAAGATATTCCAGTCTGCTAGTGAGGCAATGGGGAATTCAAATAGTCGTGATGATAAAATCAAAGATGGTAATTTAGATGATTTAGGAGAGCATGTTAGAGACATATACAACAGATACGATAAAGCAAAATGGGGTGGAAATGTTTCAGGACAAACTCAAGGAACCAAAGCAGGAGCAAAATATAAAAATGACGGCAGAGATAATAGTGCCGTGTTGCCTGAAGAAGACTCAGATGGTAATGACATTGAATATGAAGAATTTGATGTTAATAATAAAATAGAAAACGAAAATAGAGATGGTGAGAGATTTATAAAAGGCAGTGATGGGTCTATTTATTATACAGACGATCATTACAAAACGTTTATCAAAATAAAATAA